The following coding sequences are from one Triticum aestivum cultivar Chinese Spring chromosome 5A, IWGSC CS RefSeq v2.1, whole genome shotgun sequence window:
- the LOC123105548 gene encoding F-box protein At5g49610, whose product MAATILPDDLVVEILSLLPLKSFCRFRCVCKSWLAFSSDQHYRKKLPRIPFGFLYQKNEHGNAIHLVGLPSGDRDIDTTLSFVPCYEHPLELKGCSNGLLLCYRGGTHSKEISDAIVCNPATQEWMALPNTEAGPAVSYADLKLCFDPLWSQYFYVFKFETTPNGGYDTEVKVFFSEDSTWSNCLWETSDILGGDSLFLNGVLYVDHLWGHYLLALDAPDTCTQLLNHRILQLPGFPNGPEQRFYCFDGCLGQSFGVLCYAQQELDGCIIRIWSLEGSDRWVVKHRLNMNNVFGRDIMLRTNNEGLWYFDYEILAFDLERELVFLADTIADNKIISYSISTGKGSQILNIPRFVDLYRSRLYVPYYGKFPASVLQGAQDK is encoded by the coding sequence ATGGCCGCAACCATACTACCTGATGACCTGGTGGTGGAGATCCTGTCTCTGCTGCCGCTGAAGTCCTTTTGCCGTTTCAGATGTGTCTGCAAGTCTTGGCTTGCCTTCTCATCTGATCAGCACTACCGCAAGAAGCTCCCAAGAATTCCCTTCGGTTTCCTGTACCAAAAAAATGAGCATGGCAATGCCATCCATCTCGTGGGCCTTCCCTCAGGTGACAGGGATATTGATACAACACTTAGCTTTGTGCCATGCTATGAGCATCCCTTGGAGCTTAAGGGTTGCAGCAATGGCCTACTTCTTTGTTATCGTGGTGGTACACACTCTAAAGAAATTTCCGACGCCATTGTGTGCAATCCAGCAACTCAAGAGTGGATGGCACTTCCAAATACTGAAGCTGGACCAGCCGTCTCTTATGCTGATCTCAAGTTGTGTTTTGATCCATTATGGTCTCAATACTTCTATGTCTTCAAATTTGAGACGACTCCAAATGGTGGATATGACACCGAAGTTAAGGTATTTTTCTCTGAGGATTCGACATGGTCTAATTGTCTATGGGAAACTTCAGATATACTTGGTGGTGATTCACTCTTCTTAAATGGGGTGTTGTATGTGGATCACTTATGGGGGCATTACCTTCTGGCACTCGATGCACCTGACACATGCACACAATTGCTCAATCATAGGATCCTTCAGCTGCCTGGATTTCCAAATGGACCAGAACAGAGGTTTTATTGCTTTGATGGCTGTCTTGGCCAGTCGTTTGGGGTCTTATGCTATGCACAACAAGAATTGGATGGTTGCATCATCCGAATTTGGAGTTTGGAAGGATCTGATAGATGGGTGGTGAAGCATCGTCTAAATATGAACAACGTATTTGGGAGGGACATAATGCTCCGTACTAACAATGAAGGATTATGGTAttttgattatgaaatcctggCATTTGACTTGGAGAGAGAGCTAGTTTTCCTTGCTGACACAATTGCTGATAATAAGATCATCTCATATAGCATCAGTACTGGAAAGGGCTCGCAGATTCTAAACATTCCAAGGTTCGTTGACCTATATCGAAGTCGACTCTACGTGCCGTACTATGGCAAGTTTCCAGCTTCCGTGCTTCAAGGAGCTCAAGACAAATGA